One window of Curtobacterium sp. 458 genomic DNA carries:
- a CDS encoding type 1 glutamine amidotransferase domain-containing protein codes for MAALDGKKILVIATNYGVEQDEIVVPTEQLRERGADVTVAAQESGSIETLVGDKDPGKSVSSDTSIGSVSGADDYDALVVPGGTINADTIRQDADAVALVQAFAQAGKPVAAICHGPWTLIEAGVVSGKTITSFPSLQTDVRNAGGEWVDQEVQVDGGLITSRNPDDLPAFVDAIEHALTA; via the coding sequence ATGGCAGCCCTCGACGGCAAGAAGATCCTCGTCATCGCGACGAACTACGGCGTGGAGCAGGACGAGATCGTCGTCCCCACCGAGCAGCTCCGGGAACGCGGCGCGGACGTGACCGTGGCGGCGCAGGAGTCCGGCTCGATCGAGACCCTCGTCGGCGACAAGGACCCGGGGAAGTCGGTGTCCTCCGACACCTCCATCGGCAGTGTCAGCGGAGCCGACGACTACGACGCACTGGTCGTCCCGGGTGGCACGATCAACGCGGACACCATCCGCCAGGACGCCGACGCGGTCGCGCTGGTGCAGGCGTTCGCCCAAGCCGGCAAGCCCGTCGCGGCGATCTGCCACGGCCCGTGGACCCTCATCGAAGCCGGCGTCGTCTCGGGGAAGACGATCACGTCGTTCCCGTCGCTGCAGACCGACGTCCGGAACGCCGGCGGCGAGTGGGTCGACCAGGAGGTCCAGGTCGACGGTGGCCTCATCACGTCCCGCAACCCGGACGACCTGCCGGCGTTCGTCGACGCCATCGAGCACGCCCTCACGGCGTAG
- a CDS encoding NCS2 family permease: MSAQQTDTPPRNRFASGLDRYFSITSRGSTIPREIRGGLVSFVTMAYIVILNPLILGGFSADQAAKDVTGGWLENAQVAAATGLVAGLMTIAMGVVANLPFGIAAGLGINSFLAVSVVKQVTWAEAMGLVVINGVIIVILALTGIRTMIFTAVPAQLKAAITVGIGLFIAFIGLVDSGFVRSSGLASPPLQLGEDGSVGALPTIVFLIGLVIIGTLMARRVKGALLIGIVATTIIAIILQAIFQVPTSVESKTGWNLNAPGLPSALFAVPDLSLVGHFDFGAFSRIGPLAASMLVFTLVFTNFFDAMGTMTGLAKAAGVAHPDGTFPRLKSALVVEGVGAIAGGGASVSSNTVFIDSAAGIGEGARTGMASVVTGVLFLASMFLTPLTQVVPLEVAAAGLVVVGALMVAQVADISWTDFGSALPAFLTIVVMPLTYSIANGIGAGFISWVLIKLLSGRGREVSWLLYVVAFGFLLYFARGPLEALLGVG; this comes from the coding sequence GTGAGCGCCCAGCAGACCGACACGCCGCCCCGGAACCGCTTCGCGTCCGGCCTCGACCGCTACTTCTCGATCACGAGCCGCGGGTCGACGATCCCCCGAGAGATCCGTGGTGGTCTCGTCTCCTTCGTGACGATGGCCTACATCGTCATCCTCAACCCGCTGATCCTCGGTGGGTTCAGCGCCGACCAGGCCGCGAAGGACGTCACCGGCGGCTGGCTCGAGAACGCCCAGGTCGCCGCGGCCACCGGTCTCGTCGCCGGCCTCATGACCATCGCGATGGGCGTCGTCGCGAACCTCCCGTTCGGCATCGCGGCGGGCCTCGGCATCAACTCGTTCCTCGCCGTGAGCGTCGTCAAGCAGGTCACGTGGGCCGAGGCGATGGGACTCGTCGTCATCAACGGCGTCATCATCGTGATCCTCGCGTTGACGGGCATCCGGACGATGATCTTCACGGCGGTGCCCGCCCAGCTCAAGGCCGCGATCACGGTCGGGATCGGCCTGTTCATCGCCTTCATCGGCCTCGTCGACTCCGGCTTCGTGCGGTCGTCCGGACTGGCCTCGCCCCCGCTGCAGCTCGGCGAGGACGGCTCGGTCGGGGCGCTCCCGACGATCGTGTTCCTCATCGGCCTCGTCATCATCGGCACGCTCATGGCCCGCCGCGTGAAGGGCGCCCTGCTCATCGGCATCGTGGCGACCACGATCATCGCGATCATCCTGCAGGCGATCTTCCAGGTGCCGACCTCGGTCGAGTCGAAGACCGGCTGGAACCTCAACGCCCCAGGCCTGCCCTCGGCGCTGTTCGCCGTGCCGGACCTGTCGCTCGTCGGGCACTTCGACTTCGGTGCCTTCAGCCGCATCGGCCCGCTCGCCGCGTCGATGCTCGTCTTCACCCTCGTCTTCACGAACTTCTTCGACGCGATGGGCACGATGACCGGTCTCGCGAAGGCCGCCGGGGTCGCACACCCCGACGGCACGTTCCCGCGGCTCAAGTCGGCGCTCGTCGTCGAGGGCGTCGGTGCGATCGCCGGTGGTGGCGCCTCGGTGTCGTCGAACACGGTGTTCATCGACTCGGCGGCCGGCATCGGCGAGGGCGCCCGCACGGGCATGGCCTCGGTCGTGACCGGCGTGCTGTTCCTGGCGTCGATGTTCCTCACGCCGCTGACGCAGGTCGTCCCGCTCGAGGTCGCCGCCGCCGGGCTCGTCGTCGTCGGCGCGCTCATGGTCGCGCAGGTGGCGGACATCTCGTGGACGGACTTCGGGTCGGCGCTGCCGGCGTTCCTCACGATCGTCGTCATGCCGCTGACCTACTCGATCGCGAACGGCATCGGCGCAGGCTTCATCAGCTGGGTGCTCATCAAGCTGCTGTCCGGCCGGGGCCGCGAGGTCTCGTGGCTCCTGTACGTCGTCGCGTTCGGCTTCCTGCTGTACTTCGCGCGCGGGCCGCTGGAGGCGCTGCTCGGCGTCGGCTGA
- a CDS encoding HAD-IA family hydrolase, with product MIDVVVSGVLFDMDGTLVDSTAVVEAAWTRFGEEHGLDPVEILGFSHGRQTIDTIQRYLPDLPRDEQQVIVDTMIAAEIDYVHGIIEVPGAGAFVRRLQDLGVPVALVTSAPRELAVKRMIAADVPVPDALVPSEDAERSKPHPEGYLRGAELLGVPAEECLAFEDAPAGVEAALASGATTVVVGTLEADVTAGLPRIAGYDGLTVEPEGSGFRIRG from the coding sequence GTGATCGACGTCGTGGTGTCCGGGGTCCTGTTCGACATGGACGGGACGCTCGTCGACTCGACCGCGGTCGTCGAGGCAGCGTGGACCCGGTTCGGTGAGGAGCACGGGCTCGACCCGGTCGAGATCCTCGGCTTCTCGCACGGTCGCCAGACGATCGACACGATCCAGCGCTACCTGCCCGACCTGCCCCGGGACGAGCAGCAGGTGATCGTCGACACGATGATCGCCGCGGAGATCGACTACGTCCACGGGATCATCGAGGTCCCCGGCGCCGGCGCGTTCGTCCGGCGCCTCCAGGACCTCGGCGTGCCGGTCGCCCTCGTGACGAGCGCCCCGCGCGAGCTCGCGGTCAAGCGCATGATCGCAGCCGACGTCCCCGTCCCCGACGCCCTCGTGCCGTCGGAGGACGCCGAGCGCAGCAAGCCGCACCCTGAGGGCTACCTCCGCGGCGCCGAGCTGCTGGGGGTGCCGGCCGAGGAGTGCCTCGCGTTCGAGGACGCCCCCGCCGGGGTCGAGGCCGCGCTCGCCTCCGGGGCGACGACGGTCGTCGTGGGCACCCTCGAGGCCGACGTCACCGCCGGCCTGCCGCGCATCGCGGGGTACGACGGACTGACCGTCGAGCCCGAGGGATCCGGTTTCCGCATCCGCGGCTGA
- the folP gene encoding dihydropteroate synthase — protein MTTEQRDPSLRAVTTGPGWVVPDLRDPVRTIGRRTFDFDHRVAVMAIVNRTPDSFHDQGATFALDQAVAAAVRAAEQGADWVDIGGVKFAPGPELSAADELDRVLPVVAQLAQESDVVISVDTFRPEVAEATIAAGASVVNDTTGLSDPRMAAVVADSDATIVITHSTAPPRQELPEPPHYDDIGREVVDFLRERVDRALAAGIPESRIIVDPGHDLNKNTVHTLELTRRLPEVVALGYPVLAAVSNKDFVGESLGRPRGERLSGSLAAATVSAMLGARIVRMHDVVESVDAMRMVEAVLGWREPVEARHNT, from the coding sequence ATGACGACCGAGCAGCGCGATCCGAGCCTCCGAGCCGTCACGACCGGACCCGGTTGGGTGGTTCCCGACCTGCGCGACCCGGTCCGCACGATCGGCCGCCGCACGTTCGACTTCGACCACCGCGTCGCCGTCATGGCGATCGTGAACCGCACGCCCGACTCCTTCCACGACCAGGGAGCGACGTTCGCGCTCGACCAGGCCGTGGCCGCCGCGGTCCGTGCCGCCGAGCAGGGCGCCGACTGGGTCGACATCGGCGGCGTGAAGTTCGCGCCGGGGCCGGAGCTCTCCGCCGCCGACGAGCTCGACCGGGTCCTGCCGGTGGTGGCCCAGCTCGCGCAGGAGTCCGACGTCGTGATCTCGGTCGACACCTTCCGCCCCGAGGTCGCCGAGGCCACGATCGCTGCCGGTGCCAGCGTCGTCAACGACACGACCGGGTTGTCGGACCCGCGGATGGCCGCCGTCGTCGCCGACTCCGACGCGACGATCGTCATCACGCACTCGACCGCCCCGCCCCGACAGGAGCTGCCCGAGCCGCCGCACTACGACGACATCGGCCGCGAGGTCGTCGACTTCCTCCGGGAGCGCGTGGACCGGGCGCTCGCGGCGGGCATCCCGGAGTCGCGGATCATCGTCGACCCCGGACACGACCTGAACAAGAACACCGTGCACACGCTCGAGCTGACGCGCCGGCTGCCCGAGGTCGTCGCACTCGGCTACCCGGTGCTCGCCGCGGTGTCGAACAAGGACTTCGTGGGGGAGTCCCTCGGGCGTCCCCGTGGAGAACGGCTGTCCGGCTCGCTGGCCGCCGCCACCGTCAGTGCGATGCTCGGCGCGCGGATCGTCCGGATGCACGACGTCGTCGAGAGCGTCGACGCGATGCGCATGGTCGAGGCGGTCCTCGGCTGGCGCGAACCCGTGGAAGCGAGGCACAACACGTGA
- a CDS encoding glycosyl hydrolase family 65 protein has protein sequence MNPITSDPLDRVRYPIDEWALVETEYTPDEQGVAETNFAVGNGYLGLRGNLDEGRGGVQYGTYVNGFHETWPIRHAEDAFGFAKTGQTIINAPDAKVIRLYVDDEPLVLAEADILRHTRRLEFRGGYLFRETEWSTPSGKRVLIRSRRLVSFTDRHLAVIDYEVTVLDADASILLSSQILNRQDVQDEYHAGMRAAANAFDPRKAEAFTERVLEPKLKRSTGARSLLGYQAASSGMTICVGVEHHLETDNSWDESSSIEDDLAKHVYRVQARAGVPIRLVKSIVYHTSRGVPARELADRCDRTLDRAHAETVDDVFATQRAWMNDYWARSDVEIPGKPDVQQAVRWNLFMLAQATARTDGHGIAAKGVTGSGYGGHYFWDMEIYVLPFLSYTAPIVARNALRFRYNMLDAARSRARELNQHGALFPWRTINGEESSAYYAAGTAQYHIDADIAHALMQYVRASGDKEFLKRGAIDILVETARLWEDLGFWRSNGDKKFHIDGVTGPDEYTTVVDDNLYTNVMARANLWSAVQACRELAVDDPEEYGRMVRRTGLQEDEVQGWEHAAESMEIPFDPHRGIHPQDAQFLDKELWDLENTPESKRPLLLHYHPLVIYRFQVLKQADVVLALFLQGHEFTAAEKRRDFDYYDALTTGDSTLSAVVQSIMAAEVGYCELAEQYFQTALYVDLADLHGNTADGVHIASTGGIWGALVNGFGGMRDHGGRMTFNPRLPRTWERITYRLNVRGSRVKVDLEQDTLTFTVEQGEGLTVWVHNQQWDLSAAEPTVVPLPHQGPRMTGRAPTTSDIQGTLRADGSVITASIPTISLERQFEVDETTA, from the coding sequence ATGAACCCCATCACCTCGGACCCGCTCGACCGCGTCCGCTACCCGATCGACGAGTGGGCGCTCGTCGAGACCGAGTACACGCCGGACGAGCAGGGCGTGGCAGAGACGAACTTCGCGGTCGGCAACGGCTACCTGGGCCTCCGCGGCAACCTCGACGAGGGCCGTGGCGGCGTCCAGTACGGCACGTACGTCAACGGGTTCCACGAGACCTGGCCCATCCGGCACGCCGAGGACGCCTTCGGCTTCGCGAAGACCGGGCAGACGATCATCAACGCGCCCGACGCCAAGGTGATCCGGCTCTACGTCGACGACGAGCCGCTCGTCCTGGCCGAGGCCGACATCCTCCGGCACACGCGCCGCCTCGAGTTCCGTGGCGGCTACCTGTTCCGCGAGACCGAGTGGTCGACACCGTCGGGCAAGCGGGTCCTCATCCGTTCGCGCCGCCTCGTGTCGTTCACCGACCGGCACCTCGCCGTCATCGACTACGAGGTCACCGTCCTCGACGCCGACGCCTCGATCCTCCTCTCCAGCCAGATCCTCAACCGGCAGGACGTCCAGGACGAGTACCACGCGGGCATGCGCGCCGCCGCGAACGCCTTCGACCCGCGCAAGGCCGAAGCGTTCACCGAGCGTGTCCTCGAGCCGAAGCTCAAGCGCAGCACGGGTGCGCGGTCGCTCCTCGGCTACCAGGCCGCCAGCTCGGGCATGACGATCTGCGTGGGCGTGGAGCACCACCTCGAGACCGACAACTCGTGGGACGAGTCGTCGTCGATCGAGGACGACCTCGCGAAGCACGTGTACCGGGTGCAGGCGCGGGCCGGTGTCCCGATCCGCCTCGTGAAGAGCATCGTCTACCACACGTCCCGCGGCGTCCCCGCGCGCGAACTCGCCGACCGCTGCGACCGCACGCTCGACCGTGCCCACGCCGAGACCGTCGACGACGTGTTCGCCACGCAGCGCGCCTGGATGAACGACTACTGGGCCCGGAGTGACGTCGAGATCCCCGGCAAGCCCGACGTGCAGCAGGCCGTTCGTTGGAACCTCTTCATGCTCGCGCAGGCGACGGCCCGCACGGACGGGCACGGCATCGCTGCGAAGGGCGTCACCGGGTCCGGGTACGGCGGTCACTACTTCTGGGACATGGAGATCTACGTCCTGCCGTTCCTGTCGTACACGGCGCCGATCGTCGCGCGGAACGCCCTCCGCTTCCGCTACAACATGCTCGACGCCGCCCGCTCCCGGGCGCGCGAGCTGAACCAGCACGGGGCGCTCTTCCCGTGGCGGACGATCAACGGCGAGGAGTCCTCGGCCTACTACGCCGCCGGCACCGCGCAGTACCACATCGACGCGGACATCGCCCACGCCCTCATGCAGTACGTGCGGGCCTCCGGTGACAAGGAGTTCCTCAAGCGCGGCGCGATCGACATCCTCGTCGAGACCGCTCGGCTGTGGGAGGACCTCGGGTTCTGGCGGTCCAACGGCGACAAGAAGTTCCACATCGACGGCGTCACCGGGCCGGACGAGTACACGACCGTGGTCGACGACAACCTCTACACGAACGTCATGGCCCGGGCGAACCTCTGGTCCGCCGTGCAGGCCTGCCGCGAGCTCGCCGTCGACGACCCGGAGGAGTACGGCCGCATGGTCCGGCGCACCGGGCTCCAGGAGGACGAGGTCCAGGGCTGGGAGCACGCCGCCGAGTCGATGGAGATCCCCTTCGACCCGCACCGCGGCATCCACCCGCAGGACGCCCAGTTCCTCGACAAGGAGCTCTGGGACCTCGAGAACACGCCGGAGTCGAAGCGGCCGCTGCTGCTGCACTACCACCCGCTGGTGATCTACCGGTTCCAGGTGCTCAAGCAGGCGGACGTCGTGCTCGCGCTGTTCCTGCAGGGCCACGAGTTCACCGCTGCCGAGAAGCGTCGTGACTTCGACTACTACGACGCGCTGACCACGGGCGACTCGACCCTGTCCGCCGTGGTGCAGTCGATCATGGCGGCCGAGGTCGGCTACTGCGAGCTCGCCGAGCAGTACTTCCAGACCGCCCTGTACGTCGACCTGGCTGACCTCCACGGCAACACGGCGGACGGTGTGCACATCGCGTCGACGGGCGGCATCTGGGGAGCGCTCGTCAACGGGTTCGGCGGCATGCGGGACCACGGCGGGCGCATGACGTTCAACCCCCGGCTGCCGCGGACGTGGGAGCGCATCACCTACCGGCTCAACGTGCGGGGCTCCCGCGTGAAGGTCGACCTCGAGCAGGACACCCTGACGTTCACCGTCGAGCAGGGCGAGGGCCTCACGGTGTGGGTGCACAACCAGCAGTGGGACCTCTCCGCCGCGGAGCCCACGGTCGTGCCGTTGCCGCACCAGGGGCCGCGGATGACCGGGCGGGCGCCGACGACGAGCGACATCCAGGGCACGCTGCGTGCGGACGGATCGGTCATCACGGCATCGATCCCGACGATCTCGCTCGAGCGGCAGTTCGAGGTGGACGAGACGACCGCGTAG
- the folE gene encoding GTP cyclohydrolase I translates to MNERLDRARIEAAVRELLLAVGDDPDRPELARTPGRVADSYAEFFSGIGTDAVAIARDGVVHAEDGDRGQLVIVRDVKFRSMCEHHLLPFIGVAHLAYAPGDQLIGLGTLSRVLDAVASRPQLQERLGEQVAATIAEGLDATGVLVVLDAQHQCVTTRGERQTGSTTVTVAATGTLATSAGRAEAIALIGAGVGAAGGPAAGADHGTDA, encoded by the coding sequence GTGAACGAACGACTGGACCGCGCGCGGATCGAAGCCGCCGTGCGCGAGCTCCTCCTCGCCGTCGGCGACGACCCCGACCGCCCCGAACTCGCCCGCACCCCGGGGCGCGTCGCGGACTCCTACGCGGAGTTCTTCTCCGGCATCGGGACCGACGCCGTCGCGATCGCCCGGGACGGCGTCGTGCACGCCGAGGACGGCGATCGCGGGCAGCTCGTGATCGTCCGCGACGTGAAGTTCCGGTCGATGTGCGAACACCACCTGCTGCCCTTCATCGGAGTCGCGCACCTCGCCTACGCACCCGGCGACCAGCTCATCGGCCTCGGGACGCTCTCGCGCGTGCTCGACGCCGTGGCCTCGCGCCCGCAGCTCCAGGAGCGGCTCGGTGAGCAGGTCGCGGCCACCATCGCCGAGGGCCTCGACGCGACCGGCGTGCTCGTCGTCCTCGACGCCCAGCACCAGTGCGTGACGACGCGCGGTGAACGCCAGACCGGCTCGACCACGGTGACGGTCGCCGCCACCGGGACCCTCGCCACGTCGGCCGGCCGCGCCGAGGCGATCGCCCTCATCGGCGCGGGCGTCGGCGCCGCCGGCGGACCCGCAGCCGGAGCAGACCACGGGACCGACGCATGA
- a CDS encoding VOC family protein, giving the protein MSDGARRGALHHVELRVADLDRAVPTWGWLLGELGYEPYQRWDRGRSWIAGGTYVVLEAAPLDGTHDRRRPGLSHLAFHAGTPADVDRLWYAAPAHGWTHLYADRHPYAGGPDHHAAFLEDAERAKVELVATTR; this is encoded by the coding sequence GTGTCCGACGGCGCCCGCCGTGGTGCGCTGCACCACGTCGAGCTGCGTGTCGCAGACCTCGATCGAGCCGTGCCGACGTGGGGGTGGCTGCTCGGCGAGCTCGGGTACGAGCCGTACCAGCGGTGGGACCGCGGACGGAGCTGGATCGCGGGCGGCACGTACGTCGTCCTCGAGGCGGCACCGCTCGACGGCACCCACGACCGGCGCCGACCCGGCCTGAGCCACCTGGCGTTCCACGCCGGCACCCCGGCCGACGTCGACCGCCTCTGGTACGCGGCCCCGGCGCACGGGTGGACGCACCTCTACGCCGACCGGCACCCGTACGCCGGTGGACCGGACCACCACGCGGCGTTCCTCGAGGACGCCGAGCGGGCGAAGGTGGAACTGGTGGCGACCACCCGCTGA
- a CDS encoding molybdenum cofactor biosysynthesis protein: MTSADDLVAPDGLPCRTDVVVALLLASPRHRYEGRPADGALPADPSTPELRDRVELRTGLGIVGDRYFAARAHVHASVTVVGLEGLEDVARSLGAVVDPVATRRNVFLRGADVEALRGQPFALDSGQGVVRFRGYRAANPCAWMDHEVAPGAFRAMRGRAGVRCDPESDGVLSVGPATLWTAAPVPLGVAPLP; the protein is encoded by the coding sequence ATGACATCCGCCGACGACCTGGTCGCGCCCGACGGGCTGCCCTGCCGGACCGACGTCGTGGTCGCGCTCCTGCTCGCGTCACCCCGGCACCGGTACGAGGGGCGTCCGGCCGACGGCGCGCTGCCGGCCGATCCGTCGACGCCCGAGCTGCGGGACCGCGTCGAGCTGCGGACGGGGCTCGGCATCGTCGGCGACCGCTACTTCGCCGCGCGGGCCCACGTGCACGCGAGCGTCACGGTGGTGGGGCTCGAGGGCCTGGAGGACGTGGCGCGTTCCCTCGGCGCCGTCGTCGACCCGGTGGCGACCCGGCGGAACGTGTTCCTCCGCGGTGCCGACGTCGAGGCGCTCCGCGGGCAGCCGTTCGCGCTCGACTCCGGCCAGGGGGTCGTACGGTTCCGGGGGTACCGGGCGGCGAACCCGTGCGCGTGGATGGACCACGAGGTGGCGCCGGGGGCGTTCCGGGCGATGCGGGGACGGGCGGGGGTCCGGTGCGACCCGGAGTCCGACGGGGTGCTCTCCGTCGGACCCGCGACGCTGTGGACCGCCGCGCCCGTCCCGCTGGGGGTCGCGCCCCTGCCGTGA
- a CDS encoding pyrimidine reductase family protein, translated as MNALPASIADLADDDLLELYRAGVPDGPWLRVNFVTTLDGSASASGRTADLGGDDDLRVFDLLRRTADVVLVAAGTVRDEEYGPMVLHDADVDWRRAHGMPDHPVFAIVTGSAGLDPSSRVFTEAPVRPIVLTSASGAASERGRALAEVADVVACGDDSVDVTAVVRALGDRGLERIHCEGGPSFFGALIAADLVDELTLTVDPTLEGGEGPRIATAPSGSSAAAGLRRMRPAHVLLGADGVLLTRYVRA; from the coding sequence GTGAACGCACTGCCCGCCTCGATCGCCGACCTGGCCGACGACGACCTCCTCGAGCTGTACCGGGCCGGCGTGCCGGACGGACCCTGGCTCCGGGTGAACTTCGTGACGACGCTCGACGGGTCCGCCTCGGCGTCCGGTCGCACGGCCGACCTCGGCGGCGACGACGACCTGCGCGTGTTCGACCTGCTCCGCCGCACGGCCGACGTGGTCCTCGTCGCCGCCGGCACCGTCCGCGACGAGGAGTACGGCCCGATGGTCCTGCACGACGCCGACGTCGACTGGCGTCGTGCGCACGGGATGCCGGACCACCCGGTGTTCGCGATCGTCACGGGCTCGGCGGGCCTCGACCCGTCGTCGCGGGTGTTCACCGAGGCGCCGGTGCGCCCGATCGTGCTGACCTCGGCGTCCGGCGCGGCGTCGGAGCGGGGTCGGGCACTCGCGGAGGTCGCGGACGTCGTGGCATGCGGGGACGACTCCGTGGACGTCACCGCCGTCGTGCGGGCGCTGGGCGACCGTGGACTCGAACGCATCCACTGCGAGGGCGGGCCGTCGTTCTTCGGGGCGCTCATCGCGGCGGACCTCGTGGACGAGCTGACCCTGACGGTGGACCCCACGCTCGAGGGCGGGGAGGGGCCGCGGATCGCCACGGCGCCGTCCGGGTCGTCGGCCGCGGCAGGGCTGCGACGCATGCGTCCCGCGCACGTCCTCCTCGGCGCCGACGGGGTGCTCCTGACGCGGTACGTGCGCGCCTGA
- a CDS encoding DUF1697 domain-containing protein — MTRWIALLRGVNVNGITIRSADLAETFRGLGHEDVRTVLASGNVVFTATGDATAIKAGVEHALRDRFGYDAWIVLLRHDDLAGIVDGFPFRSAPDRHDYVVFASETAALDDLLADRTPDDPVERVARGDGVVYWSCPKGSSTDTAFARRAAAARFKRTTTTRNTNTLRKLL; from the coding sequence ATGACCAGGTGGATCGCGCTGCTCCGTGGCGTCAACGTGAACGGCATCACCATCCGGAGCGCGGACCTCGCCGAGACGTTCCGCGGGCTCGGCCACGAGGACGTCCGGACGGTGCTCGCCTCCGGCAACGTGGTCTTCACCGCGACCGGCGACGCGACCGCGATCAAGGCCGGTGTCGAGCACGCACTCCGGGACCGCTTCGGGTACGACGCCTGGATCGTGCTGCTCCGGCACGACGACCTGGCGGGCATCGTCGACGGGTTCCCCTTCCGCTCCGCGCCCGACCGGCACGACTACGTCGTCTTCGCGTCGGAGACTGCGGCCCTCGACGACCTGCTGGCCGACCGCACGCCCGACGATCCGGTGGAACGGGTCGCCCGGGGCGACGGCGTCGTGTACTGGTCGTGCCCGAAGGGGTCGAGCACGGACACGGCCTTCGCGAGGCGTGCGGCAGCGGCGCGGTTCAAGCGCACGACGACGACGCGGAACACGAACACGCTCCGGAAGCTCCTGTGA
- a CDS encoding AlkA N-terminal domain-containing protein: MSTTAADTLHAERYRAVASRDARFDGQFVTAVHSTGIYCRPSCPARTPRETGVTFFRTSAAAHLAGFRACKRCLPEATPGSPEWDLREDVAGRAMRLVLDGVVEREGVPGLAARVGYSERQLGRIMTAELGAGPKALSRAHRAQTARTLLTSSDLPIADVAFAAGFASVRQFNDTVREVFAVTPSELRARRTLRPVADGTLHVHLPARAPFDVQGLLEWHALHALPGAEQVDVDPDGRVTAYGRLVTLPGGTGWFRATAAAGRAVGIDLQVRVEDLSDLPTLVARVRALFDLDADPTAVDSVLATLPELAPAVERVPGIRLPGTVDAHEVLIRTLIGQQVSVAAARTAQTRLVAALGEPAPESVLPGGRLFPTADVVAERGGTVLRGPGARVQTILRVAAALADGSLVVDAGQSVHELRAGLLAVKGIGPWTADYVALRVRHHPDVFLHSDLAVRNGAQELGLPGAVRELSLRSEQVAPWRSYLTMHCWRPIVDRAMATAGVSHMTTAAAAARKDER, encoded by the coding sequence ATGTCCACCACCGCAGCCGACACGCTGCACGCCGAGCGGTACCGCGCCGTCGCCTCGCGCGACGCGCGGTTCGACGGCCAGTTCGTCACCGCCGTGCACTCCACCGGCATCTACTGCCGCCCGTCGTGCCCCGCGCGCACCCCGCGCGAGACCGGCGTCACGTTCTTCCGGACCAGCGCCGCCGCACACCTCGCGGGCTTCCGCGCCTGCAAGCGCTGCCTGCCCGAGGCGACCCCCGGCAGCCCCGAGTGGGACCTCCGCGAGGACGTCGCCGGCCGAGCCATGCGCCTCGTCCTCGACGGCGTCGTCGAGCGCGAGGGCGTGCCCGGCCTCGCGGCCCGCGTCGGCTACTCCGAGCGGCAGCTCGGCCGCATCATGACCGCCGAGCTCGGCGCCGGGCCGAAGGCGCTCAGCCGCGCGCACCGGGCGCAGACCGCCCGGACGCTCCTCACCTCGTCGGACCTCCCGATCGCCGACGTCGCGTTCGCAGCAGGCTTCGCGAGCGTCCGCCAGTTCAACGACACCGTGCGCGAGGTCTTCGCCGTCACACCGTCCGAACTCCGCGCCCGGCGCACCCTCCGACCGGTCGCCGACGGCACGCTGCACGTCCACCTGCCGGCCCGCGCGCCGTTCGACGTGCAGGGACTCCTCGAGTGGCACGCGCTGCACGCGCTGCCCGGCGCCGAGCAGGTGGACGTGGACCCCGACGGTCGGGTCACCGCGTACGGGCGGCTGGTCACACTGCCGGGAGGCACGGGCTGGTTCCGCGCGACGGCCGCCGCCGGGCGGGCGGTCGGCATCGACCTGCAGGTGCGGGTCGAGGACCTGTCGGACCTCCCCACGCTGGTCGCGCGCGTGCGCGCGCTGTTCGACCTCGACGCCGACCCCACCGCGGTCGACTCGGTCCTCGCCACCCTCCCCGAGCTCGCGCCGGCGGTGGAACGGGTACCCGGCATCCGGCTCCCCGGCACCGTGGACGCGCACGAGGTCCTGATCCGCACGCTCATCGGGCAGCAGGTCTCGGTCGCGGCGGCGCGCACGGCGCAGACCCGGCTCGTCGCTGCCCTCGGAGAACCGGCGCCGGAGTCGGTGCTCCCCGGCGGGCGGCTCTTCCCCACGGCGGACGTGGTCGCCGAGCGCGGCGGGACGGTGCTCCGCGGCCCCGGTGCCCGGGTGCAGACGATCCTCCGCGTCGCCGCCGCGCTCGCCGACGGGTCGCTCGTGGTCGACGCCGGGCAGTCGGTGCACGAGCTGCGCGCCGGACTCCTCGCCGTGAAGGGCATCGGGCCGTGGACGGCGGACTACGTGGCACTCCGCGTACGCCACCACCCCGACGTGTTCCTGCACAGCGACCTCGCGGTGCGGAACGGTGCACAGGAACTCGGGTTGCCCGGTGCCGTGCGCGAGCTCTCCCTACGGTCGGAGCAGGTAGCGCCGTGGCGGAGCTACCTGACGATGCACTGCTGGCGACCGATCGTCGATCGCGCGATGGCGACGGCCGGCGTCAGCCACATGACGACCGCGGCTGCTGCCGCCCGGAAGGACGAACGATGA